A single window of Coleofasciculus sp. FACHB-1120 DNA harbors:
- a CDS encoding protein-glutamate O-methyltransferase CheR, with protein MNAVSIYLPEVYYQLLETDSYQSQCEWQELAILLTIGESYFFRDKGQFSLLKHQILPRLIAAKRQTKTLRIWSAGCSTGEEPYSLAILLTQLIPDWENWNLYILGTDINQESINKARQGIYSSWSFRLLDLQLQNCYFEQHRTEWKINADIQNMVNFKIVNLIKTPFPNLLLDIQNIDLILCRNVFVYFDRPAISLVVNKFYNTLQPGGYLLTAHAELQGLDLSLFHTESFPESTIYQRPEEKIGAKLSKKTVKVYSNTEEPISCPSSSTPNQQEREFVQLIPKNYLPVQIGDKINPKVNESGYLSNLELSKIPADISTFQTLLCEAETLFKQKYYASAIQKTEQAIALAPKNFGSYYLMALIYANLGEYDKAVHYCQLALKIDSLSEKPLYLLAHIAEEKGDVEEAKNLLRKIIYLVPSSISAYLELSSLYESEGNLLRTLKMRTAALEILKKLPQETTIESQEKMTARELIVHLQKMLQPQL; from the coding sequence ATGAATGCCGTTTCTATCTATCTTCCTGAAGTCTATTATCAATTATTAGAAACTGATAGTTATCAAAGTCAGTGTGAATGGCAAGAACTCGCGATTTTGTTGACAATTGGCGAAAGTTATTTTTTTCGAGACAAAGGTCAATTCTCTTTATTAAAACATCAAATTTTACCGCGCTTAATCGCTGCTAAAAGGCAAACAAAAACTCTGCGAATTTGGAGCGCGGGATGTTCAACTGGTGAAGAACCTTATTCCCTGGCGATTCTTCTCACCCAACTCATCCCAGACTGGGAAAACTGGAATCTCTATATTTTAGGAACAGATATTAATCAAGAGTCCATTAATAAAGCAAGACAAGGAATTTATAGCTCTTGGTCATTTCGATTGTTAGACCTGCAATTACAAAATTGTTACTTTGAGCAACATCGGACGGAATGGAAAATTAACGCAGATATTCAAAATATGGTTAATTTCAAAATCGTCAATTTAATTAAAACACCCTTCCCTAATCTATTGTTAGATATTCAAAATATTGATTTGATTCTTTGCCGGAATGTTTTTGTTTATTTTGACAGACCGGCTATTTCCCTTGTTGTCAACAAATTTTACAATACTCTACAACCAGGAGGATATCTTTTGACGGCTCATGCTGAACTTCAAGGGCTGGATCTAAGCTTGTTTCACACTGAGTCGTTTCCCGAATCTACGATCTATCAGCGCCCCGAAGAAAAGATTGGGGCAAAGCTTTCTAAGAAAACAGTAAAAGTTTATTCTAATACTGAAGAACCAATAAGCTGCCCATCCTCTTCGACGCCAAATCAACAGGAAAGAGAATTTGTACAATTAATCCCTAAAAATTATCTCCCGGTACAAATTGGAGATAAAATTAATCCAAAAGTCAATGAATCTGGATACTTATCTAATTTAGAGCTTAGCAAGATACCGGCGGACATTTCCACTTTTCAGACACTTCTCTGTGAAGCAGAAACCCTTTTTAAACAGAAATATTATGCTTCGGCGATTCAAAAAACAGAACAAGCGATCGCTCTGGCACCCAAAAACTTTGGCTCCTACTATTTGATGGCTCTAATATATGCCAATTTAGGTGAGTATGATAAGGCAGTTCACTACTGCCAACTAGCACTGAAAATCGATTCTCTTTCGGAAAAGCCCTTATATTTACTCGCCCATATTGCTGAAGAAAAAGGGGATGTTGAAGAAGCTAAAAATTTATTGAGAAAAATCATTTATTTAGTGCCTTCTTCTATCTCGGCGTATCTAGAACTCAGTAGCCTTTATGAGAGTGAAGGTAATCTCTTGAGAACTTTAAAAATGCGAACAGCCGCTTTAGAAATTTTAAAAAAATTACCCCAAGAAACGACAATTGAGTCGCAAGAAAAAATGACGGCTAGAGAATTGATCGTACACCTCCAAAAAATGTTACAGCCTCAGCTATAA